In a genomic window of Labilithrix sp.:
- a CDS encoding ABC transporter permease subunit, with protein MKALLREWLLVRRDRAAIAAYAVFAVACAVALATSVASHRRDGELQADLAREEAARIASLRAEMTSRTGGAGEAWADPASPGAVGRGRAGTYAMLPERPLGVLRGVDVAPRAVLVTTRAGALDAGERDVVNARIESVGRFDLALLFVVLFPLTIVLLCFDVVARERETGTLRLLLVEGGRVGRLFVLRCVCRAGPVVLLALVTLAASVAITSGVDARALAVAATALVLYAVFWIAVTLALSSWFATSTANGLATIGTWIAFVVFAPTALAATVDRYAPTPSRIERTSAVREATRLASQQGSSLLARYYEDHPELAPDGGPRKDDFFARQVAVAKQVAAARAPVEARYFQALSRQRALVRTFSLASPVVLADRVLADLSGASRERTDSFREQVDAFQAELAGFFDDKTLRGQRLSLTSLDERPRFHFREPKDDATTSLLALAAWTAAAMLLATRRAPHASSLERTTTC; from the coding sequence GTGAAGGCGCTCCTCCGCGAGTGGCTCCTCGTCCGGCGCGATCGCGCCGCGATCGCCGCCTACGCCGTCTTCGCCGTCGCCTGCGCGGTCGCCCTCGCGACGAGCGTCGCGAGCCACCGTCGCGACGGGGAGCTCCAGGCCGACCTCGCGCGCGAGGAGGCCGCGCGCATCGCGTCGTTGCGAGCCGAGATGACGTCGAGGACGGGAGGAGCCGGCGAGGCGTGGGCCGATCCGGCGAGCCCGGGCGCCGTCGGTCGGGGGCGGGCCGGGACCTACGCGATGTTGCCCGAGCGGCCGCTCGGTGTCCTTCGCGGCGTCGACGTGGCCCCGCGCGCGGTCCTCGTCACGACGCGCGCCGGCGCGCTCGACGCGGGGGAGCGCGACGTCGTGAACGCGCGGATCGAGAGCGTCGGTCGCTTCGATCTCGCGCTCCTCTTCGTCGTGCTCTTCCCGCTGACGATCGTGCTCCTCTGCTTCGACGTCGTCGCGCGCGAGCGCGAGACGGGCACGCTCCGCCTCCTGCTCGTCGAGGGCGGGCGCGTGGGACGCCTCTTCGTGCTCCGCTGCGTGTGCCGCGCGGGGCCGGTCGTCCTCCTCGCGCTCGTGACGCTGGCGGCCTCCGTCGCGATCACGAGCGGCGTGGACGCGCGAGCGCTCGCGGTCGCCGCGACCGCGCTCGTCCTCTACGCGGTGTTCTGGATCGCCGTGACGCTCGCGCTGTCGTCCTGGTTCGCGACGTCGACGGCGAACGGCCTCGCGACGATCGGGACGTGGATCGCGTTCGTCGTCTTCGCGCCGACGGCGCTCGCGGCGACGGTGGATCGGTACGCCCCGACGCCGTCGCGCATCGAGCGCACGTCCGCGGTGCGCGAGGCGACGCGGCTCGCGTCCCAGCAAGGGAGCTCGCTCCTCGCGCGCTACTACGAGGACCACCCCGAGCTCGCGCCGGACGGCGGCCCGCGGAAGGACGACTTCTTCGCGCGTCAGGTCGCGGTCGCGAAGCAGGTGGCGGCGGCGCGCGCCCCCGTCGAGGCGCGCTACTTCCAGGCGCTCTCCCGCCAGCGCGCCCTCGTCCGGACGTTCTCGCTCGCGTCGCCGGTGGTGCTCGCCGACCGCGTGCTCGCCGACCTCTCCGGCGCGAGTCGCGAGCGAACGGACAGCTTCCGCGAGCAAGTCGACGCGTTCCAGGCGGAGCTCGCGGGCTTCTTCGACGACAAGACGCTTCGCGGCCAGCGCCTGAGCCTCACCTCTCTCGACGAGCGACCGCGCTTTCACTTCCGTGAGCCGAAGGACGACGCGACGACCTCGCTCCTCGCGCTCGCGGCATGGACGGCCGCCGCGATGCTCCTCGCCACCCGTCGCGCGCCGCACGCCTCGAGCCTCGAACGCACGACCACGTGCTAA
- a CDS encoding TonB family protein: MVCLTATVALLLWAPSASADPPGAQGVVPPLVQRRRDAIYPAAELATGRHVDVILLVTVDAEGHVTEVETAEPGGRAFDDAAVSAMRQWTFDPARRDGEAIAARVRIPFHFAPPEPRAPSEIPTPEIRGEVARDHAEEVRVLGRTHIPSRGAGDYEVPVGKLALVPRSDAASLLRLAPGTFLTNEGGTGHPYQVFVRGFDAREGQDIEFTVDGAPLNEVGNPHGNGLADTHFIIPEVVRSLRVIEGPFAPQQGNFAVAGSALYELGLDQPGLTLRATAGSFATKRLLAMWRPRRSSPHTFGAVEVFESDGYGDNRASERATAVGGYEGALGASGLYRVLLTSYSTHYGSAGVLRADDVAAGRRSFFGTYDTTQGGDSSRHAASAIVEDKLGDVRLSQSAWLVLRDFRLRQNFTGFVADPQQTWQAPHPQRGDLIDQRSHGLGLGGRGSARLRRMWLGLPQEIEAGYFARHDDVAAIQERDRTGTNVPYKTDLDLDSSLTNIGLYADASFKPGVSWITLRGGARVDHYAYRVQDRCALRTRESLVSVSADTDCFTVDRTGPRKTDVTSSTSASIAQPRATVLLGPFRGFTFSASHGLGSRSFDPQYVNQDLETPFAEVTASEGGAAFARSLGSVDLLVKSVFFRTHVDKDLFFNQTEGRNTLADGTTRTGWAGNARATSDLFDLAASATLVRATFDDTHLLIPYAPAVVLRGDGAVYGDLPFAIARTKLYGSAGTGVSFVAPRPLPLGERSDTIFTVDAAVNVRWRNVTVGVVCTNLTDRRYRIAEYNYPSDFRSQPYPTLVPSRHFVAGEPRAIYGTLTLTFGGDATRAGGT; encoded by the coding sequence GTGGTATGCCTCACCGCGACCGTCGCTCTCCTCCTATGGGCGCCGTCGGCGTCGGCAGATCCGCCGGGGGCTCAGGGCGTCGTTCCGCCGCTCGTACAGCGTCGACGAGACGCCATCTACCCGGCGGCGGAGCTGGCAACAGGGAGACACGTCGACGTCATTCTCCTCGTCACCGTCGACGCGGAGGGCCACGTGACCGAGGTCGAGACCGCGGAGCCCGGCGGGAGAGCGTTCGACGATGCCGCGGTCTCGGCGATGCGTCAGTGGACGTTCGACCCCGCGAGACGCGACGGCGAGGCCATCGCCGCGCGCGTCCGCATCCCATTCCACTTTGCCCCGCCCGAGCCTCGCGCTCCGAGCGAGATCCCGACTCCGGAGATCCGAGGCGAGGTCGCCCGAGACCACGCCGAAGAGGTGCGCGTCCTCGGCCGCACGCACATCCCGAGCCGCGGCGCGGGCGACTACGAGGTGCCGGTCGGCAAGCTGGCGCTGGTGCCGAGGTCGGACGCCGCGAGCCTGCTGCGACTCGCCCCCGGGACCTTCCTCACGAACGAGGGGGGCACGGGTCACCCCTATCAGGTGTTCGTTCGTGGATTCGACGCGCGCGAGGGGCAGGACATCGAATTTACGGTCGACGGAGCGCCGCTCAACGAGGTCGGCAACCCGCACGGCAACGGCCTCGCGGACACGCACTTCATCATCCCCGAGGTGGTGCGCTCCCTGCGCGTGATCGAGGGACCGTTCGCGCCCCAGCAGGGGAACTTCGCCGTCGCCGGATCGGCGCTCTACGAGCTCGGGCTCGATCAGCCCGGGCTGACGTTGCGCGCCACGGCGGGCTCGTTCGCGACGAAGCGGCTCCTCGCGATGTGGAGGCCGCGGCGCTCGAGCCCGCACACCTTCGGAGCGGTCGAGGTGTTCGAGTCCGACGGGTACGGAGACAACCGCGCGAGCGAGCGAGCGACGGCCGTCGGAGGGTACGAAGGGGCGCTCGGCGCGAGCGGCCTCTATCGCGTGCTCCTCACCTCGTACTCCACGCACTACGGTAGCGCGGGAGTCCTTCGGGCCGACGACGTCGCCGCGGGTCGCAGGTCCTTCTTCGGCACGTACGACACCACGCAGGGAGGAGACTCGTCACGCCACGCGGCGTCCGCGATCGTCGAGGACAAGCTGGGTGACGTGCGGCTCTCACAGTCGGCGTGGCTCGTCCTCCGCGACTTTCGCCTGCGGCAGAACTTCACGGGTTTCGTCGCCGACCCGCAGCAGACGTGGCAGGCGCCTCACCCCCAGCGCGGCGACCTCATCGATCAGCGCTCGCACGGGCTCGGCCTCGGTGGACGAGGGAGCGCGCGGCTTCGCCGGATGTGGCTCGGCCTCCCGCAAGAGATCGAGGCCGGCTACTTCGCGCGGCACGACGACGTCGCGGCGATCCAGGAGCGAGATCGCACCGGCACCAACGTCCCCTACAAGACGGACCTCGATCTCGACTCGAGCCTGACGAACATCGGCCTCTACGCGGACGCGAGCTTCAAGCCCGGCGTCTCGTGGATCACCCTCCGCGGCGGCGCGCGCGTCGACCACTACGCCTACCGTGTGCAGGACCGATGCGCGCTCCGAACGCGCGAATCGCTCGTCTCCGTGAGCGCCGACACGGACTGCTTCACCGTCGATCGCACCGGACCTCGAAAGACCGACGTCACGTCGTCGACGTCGGCCTCGATCGCGCAGCCCCGCGCGACGGTCCTCCTCGGCCCCTTTCGAGGCTTCACGTTCAGCGCGAGCCACGGCCTCGGGTCGCGGAGCTTCGATCCGCAGTACGTCAACCAGGACCTCGAGACCCCCTTCGCCGAGGTGACCGCCAGCGAGGGAGGCGCCGCGTTCGCGCGAAGCCTGGGCTCCGTCGATCTCCTGGTCAAGTCCGTGTTCTTCCGGACGCACGTCGACAAGGACCTCTTCTTCAACCAGACGGAAGGCAGGAACACGCTCGCCGACGGGACGACGCGCACAGGCTGGGCAGGGAACGCCCGCGCGACGTCGGACCTGTTCGATCTGGCGGCGAGCGCCACGCTCGTCCGGGCCACGTTCGACGACACACATCTCCTGATCCCCTACGCGCCGGCGGTCGTCCTCCGCGGCGACGGGGCGGTCTACGGCGATCTCCCTTTCGCGATCGCCAGGACGAAGCTCTACGGGAGCGCGGGGACCGGCGTCTCGTTCGTCGCGCCCCGTCCGCTCCCACTCGGAGAGCGGTCCGACACGATTTTCACCGTCGACGCCGCCGTCAACGTTCGCTGGAGGAACGTCACCGTCGGCGTCGTCTGCACGAACCTCACCGATCGCCGCTACAGGATCGCCGAGTACAACTACCCGTCCGACTTCCGGAGCCAGCCTTATCCCACGCTCGTCCCGTCGCGCCACTTCGTCGCGGGAGAGCCGCGGGCGATCTACGGAACGCTCACGCTCACCTTCGGCGGCGACGCAACCCGCGCGGGGGGCACATGA